A genome region from Rhizophagus irregularis chromosome 14, complete sequence includes the following:
- a CDS encoding uncharacterized protein (SECRETED:cutsite_IFS-IE; SECRETED:prob_0.5631); SECRETED:SignalP(1-26), protein MITKFRIHFLIYNFFFIFFLIQEIFSIEDSSNQGYSNLNQNDDKIRCGKTCLASIGSACVVIVVGSAFAIFRFQKKHSRQKTGDLEEIVTVKYEDANPSFETINTQPVFQNTQAAQDHTKAT, encoded by the exons atgataaCAAAATTtcgaattcattttttaatttataattttttttttatattctttcttATTCAAGagattttttcaattgaaGATTCATCTAATCAAGGGTATTCTAATCTAAAtcaaaatgatgataaaattcgaTGTGGAAAAACATGTCTTGCTTCAATCGGTTCTGCTTGTGTTGTAATTGTTGTCGGTTCTGCTTTTGCAATTTTTCGATTTCAAAAGAAACATTCACGTCAAAAAACCGGTGATCTCGAAGAAATTGTAACTGTGAAAT atGAAGATGCGAATCCTTCTTTTGAAACGATAAACACTCAACCTGTTTTCCAAAATACTCAAGCTGCACAAGATCATACAAAAGCTACGTAA
- a CDS encoding uncharacterized protein (SECRETED:cutsite_VSS-TP; SECRETED:prob_0.8271); SECRETED:SignalP(1-22), translated as MTKFVILFFTIFLIFNNIIVSSTPIIKRHGPFLSCEGIYPNKIDNFLVSPDKLANGQQVFVKFTGFRTVPINIGATCEIVIQRDDGLSVLQSNVDLCGNSVGINCPLGPGDSQINMSFPMPLNGPTTATPATTTNQTATTIHKYSMAFSIKNADQSYLSCVLGFVDMA; from the exons ATGACTAAATTTGTGATTTTGTTCTTTAccattttcttaattttcaaTAACATTATCGTCAGTTCGACTCCAATAATAAAAAGACATGGACCATTCCTTTCTTGTGAGGGAATTTATCccaataaaattgataattttttagttaGTCCAGACAAATTAGCTAATGGACAACAAGTATTCGTAAAGTTTACAGGATTTCGTACCGTACCAATTAATATCGGAGCTACTTGCGAAATTGTGATTCAAAGAGATGACGGACTTTCCGTACTTCAATCTAATGTAGATTTATGTGGTAATTCCGTTGGAATAAATTGTCCTTTAGGACCAGGAGACAGTCAGATCAATATGTCATTTCCTATGCCTCTTAACGGTCCAACAACCGCAACCCCTGCAACAACTACTAATCAAACGGCTACTACGATTCATAAATATTCGATGGCTTTTTCAA ttaaaaatgcGGACCAGAGTTACCTTTCTTGTGTACTTGGTTTTGTTGATATGgcctaa